In Pseudomonas fluorescens, the following are encoded in one genomic region:
- a CDS encoding zinc-dependent alcohol dehydrogenase family protein, with amino-acid sequence MSRTIRFHKFGPAEVLKCEEHAASLPAPGEVQVRVEAIGISWYDTLWRQNLAPSHARLPSGLGQEMAGIITAVGDGVDDLEVGDKVASFPAQSPNDYPVYGELIVLPRSAVTRYPDVLSPIEASVHYTPLLIAYFAYADLARVKPGQFALVTDASHCAGPSFVQLGKALGVRVIAATKTAEEREYLLSLGAEKVIVTEEEDLLMRINKITDNRGVDVVFDGLGGPQMSLLGDVLAPRGSLVLYGLQGGNQTPFPACAAFQKNIQFFVHCIGNFTGKPELGITQDQAALQRALRDINQLTADRVLLPLKTRVFPFAEFVEAHRYMDECPCHERVALQVEPA; translated from the coding sequence ATGTCCCGCACGATCCGTTTTCACAAGTTTGGTCCTGCCGAGGTGCTCAAATGCGAAGAGCATGCGGCGTCTTTGCCTGCACCGGGCGAAGTGCAGGTGCGCGTCGAGGCGATCGGCATCAGTTGGTATGACACTCTCTGGCGCCAGAACCTGGCCCCGTCCCATGCTCGTCTGCCTTCAGGCCTTGGCCAGGAGATGGCCGGTATCATCACTGCTGTCGGTGATGGCGTCGATGACCTGGAAGTCGGTGACAAGGTCGCCAGCTTTCCGGCCCAAAGCCCGAACGACTACCCGGTCTACGGTGAGCTGATCGTTCTGCCACGCTCGGCAGTCACCCGTTATCCGGATGTGCTCAGCCCGATTGAAGCCAGCGTGCACTACACGCCGTTGTTGATCGCCTATTTCGCCTATGCCGATCTGGCACGGGTCAAGCCCGGGCAATTCGCCCTGGTGACTGACGCGAGTCATTGCGCCGGACCTTCGTTCGTACAACTGGGCAAGGCCTTGGGTGTTCGAGTGATCGCCGCGACCAAGACTGCGGAGGAACGTGAATACCTGCTGTCGCTGGGTGCCGAAAAAGTGATCGTTACCGAGGAAGAAGATCTGCTGATGCGGATCAACAAGATCACCGATAACCGTGGCGTGGACGTGGTGTTCGATGGTTTGGGCGGTCCGCAGATGTCGTTGCTTGGCGATGTGCTGGCACCTCGCGGCAGCCTGGTGCTGTACGGCCTGCAAGGTGGCAACCAGACGCCTTTCCCTGCCTGCGCAGCGTTCCAGAAGAACATTCAGTTCTTCGTGCACTGCATCGGCAACTTCACTGGCAAGCCGGAACTGGGCATCACCCAGGACCAGGCCGCACTGCAACGTGCCTTGCGCGACATCAATCAGCTGACCGCCGACCGCGTTCTGCTGCCGCTCAAGACTCGGGTCTTCCCGTTTGCCGAGTTTGTCGAGGCACACCGCTACATGGACGAATGCCCGTGTCACGAGAGGGTCGCGCTGCAGGTCGAACCGGCCTGA
- a CDS encoding LysR family transcriptional regulator, which produces MNRNDLRRVDLNLLIVFETLMHERSVTRAAEKLFLGQPAISAALSRLRGLFDDPLFVRTGRSMEPSARAVEIFALLSPALDSISTAVSRAAEFDPATSTAVFRIGLSDDVEFALLPMLLKRLRAESPGIVLVVRRVNYILMPGLLASGEISIGVSYTTDLPANAKRKVLRRSQPKLLRADTVPGPLSLDDYCARPHALVSFAGDLSGFIDEELEKLGRKRHVVLAVPQFNGLSTLLAGTDIVATVPDYTADALTAAGGVRAEDPPLPVRSFELHMAWRGSQDNDPGERWLRSRIQMFFGDPDSLA; this is translated from the coding sequence ATGAATCGTAATGACCTGCGTCGTGTCGACCTGAACCTGTTGATCGTTTTCGAAACATTGATGCACGAACGCAGCGTGACCCGTGCTGCGGAAAAACTGTTCCTCGGCCAGCCAGCCATCAGTGCGGCGCTCTCGCGCCTGCGCGGCTTGTTCGATGATCCTTTGTTTGTGCGTACCGGCCGCAGCATGGAGCCGTCCGCCAGGGCGGTCGAGATCTTCGCCCTGCTCTCGCCGGCGCTGGATTCGATTTCCACTGCCGTCAGCCGCGCGGCCGAGTTCGATCCTGCCACAAGTACCGCCGTGTTCCGCATCGGCCTTTCGGACGACGTCGAGTTCGCCTTGCTGCCCATGCTGCTCAAGCGCCTGCGTGCCGAATCGCCGGGGATTGTGCTGGTGGTGCGCCGGGTCAACTACATTCTGATGCCGGGGTTGCTGGCATCCGGCGAGATATCCATCGGTGTCAGCTACACCACCGACCTGCCGGCCAACGCCAAGCGCAAGGTACTGCGCCGCAGCCAGCCGAAGCTGTTGCGCGCCGACACCGTGCCGGGGCCGTTGAGCCTGGATGATTACTGCGCTCGCCCCCATGCACTGGTGTCGTTCGCCGGCGACCTCAGCGGTTTCATCGATGAAGAGCTGGAGAAGCTCGGGCGCAAGCGGCATGTGGTGCTCGCCGTGCCGCAGTTCAACGGACTCAGCACCCTGCTCGCCGGCACGGATATCGTGGCTACAGTGCCCGACTACACCGCCGATGCACTGACCGCTGCCGGCGGTGTACGGGCCGAAGATCCGCCGTTGCCGGTGCGCAGCTTCGAACTGCACATGGCCTGGCGCGGGTCCCAGGATAACGATCCAGGGGAGCGCTGGTTGCGCTCGCGGATCCAGATGTTTTTCGGGGATCCGGACAGTCTGGCCTGA
- the mexE gene encoding multidrug efflux RND transporter periplasmic adaptor subunit MexE, with product MEQSLKHLRFPLALLAVVVISACGKAPETAASMPAAKVSVAKVLEQPVNEWDEFTGRLEAPETVEIRPRVSGQIDEVAFTEGALVKKGDLLFQIDPRPFQAEVRRLEALVAQSRANATRSENEAQRGERLRTSNAISAELADSRTSAAQEARAAVGALQAQLDLAKLNLSFTRVTAPISGRVSRAEITAGNLVTADTTPLTSVVSTDKVYAYFDADERVFLKYTELARQGKRGATTPVYMGLSNEDGNPHQGVMNFVDNQVNPKTGTIRGRAVFDNSDGSYTPGLYARLKLVGSGTYSAMLINDEAVGTDLGKKFVLVMDGDNKTAYRAVELGPKIEGLRIVRNGLNKDDTIIVKGLQRVRPGSPVTPEVIPMASEQTLAALAQQRQALEASNLPQVAPARVAPGTAVKLAATTPRG from the coding sequence ATGGAACAGTCACTCAAACATTTGCGCTTCCCGTTGGCTTTGTTGGCCGTAGTGGTGATCAGCGCTTGCGGCAAGGCCCCGGAAACCGCCGCCAGCATGCCAGCGGCCAAGGTCAGCGTGGCCAAGGTGCTGGAACAACCGGTCAACGAATGGGACGAATTCACCGGCCGCCTCGAAGCGCCGGAAACCGTCGAGATTCGTCCACGGGTCTCCGGCCAGATCGATGAAGTGGCGTTCACTGAAGGCGCCCTGGTCAAGAAAGGCGACCTGCTGTTCCAGATCGACCCGCGTCCGTTCCAGGCTGAGGTCCGCCGCCTCGAAGCCCTGGTTGCACAATCGCGCGCCAATGCCACCCGCAGCGAAAACGAAGCCCAGCGCGGTGAGCGCCTGCGCACCAGCAACGCCATTTCCGCCGAACTGGCCGATTCGCGTACCAGCGCTGCTCAAGAAGCCCGCGCCGCCGTCGGTGCCCTGCAAGCGCAGCTGGACCTGGCCAAACTGAATCTGAGCTTCACTCGCGTGACTGCTCCAATCAGCGGCCGCGTCAGCCGTGCGGAAATCACCGCCGGCAACCTGGTGACCGCCGACACCACCCCGCTGACCAGTGTGGTCTCCACCGACAAGGTGTACGCCTACTTCGACGCGGACGAGCGTGTGTTCCTCAAGTACACCGAGCTCGCTCGCCAGGGCAAGCGCGGCGCCACCACCCCGGTCTACATGGGCCTGTCCAACGAGGACGGCAACCCGCACCAGGGCGTGATGAACTTCGTCGACAACCAGGTCAACCCGAAGACCGGCACCATCCGTGGGCGCGCCGTGTTCGACAACAGCGATGGCAGCTACACCCCGGGCCTGTATGCACGCCTGAAACTGGTGGGCAGCGGCACCTACAGCGCCATGCTGATCAACGATGAAGCGGTCGGCACCGACCTGGGCAAGAAGTTCGTGCTGGTGATGGATGGCGACAACAAGACCGCCTACCGCGCGGTGGAACTGGGTCCGAAGATCGAAGGCCTGCGCATCGTGCGCAACGGCCTGAACAAGGACGACACCATCATCGTCAAGGGTCTGCAACGGGTACGCCCTGGTTCACCGGTCACCCCTGAAGTGATTCCGATGGCCAGCGAACAAACCCTCGCGGCACTCGCACAACAACGCCAAGCGCTGGAAGCCAGCAACCTGCCCCAAGTCGCGCCTGCCAGGGTTGCACCGGGTACGGCTGTGAAACTGGCTGCCACGACCCCACGCGGTTAA
- a CDS encoding efflux RND transporter permease subunit produces the protein MNFSQFFISRPIFAAVLSLLILIAGAISLFQLPISEYPEVVPPTVVVRANFPGANPKVIGETVAAPLEQAITGVENMLYMSSQSTADGKITLTITFALGTDLDNAQVQVQNRVTRTEPKLPEEVTRIGITVDKASPDLTMVVHLTSPDKRYDMLYLSNYAILNIKDELARLGGVGDVQLFGMGDYSLRVWLDPNKTASRNLTATDVVTAIREQNRQVAAGALGAPPAPNAQSFQLSVNTQGRLVSEEEFENIIIRAGSNGEITRLKDIARVELGSSQYALRSLLNNQPAVAIPIFQRPGSNAIEISNEVRAKMAELKKTFPEGMDFSIVYDPTIFVRGSIEAVVHTLFEALILVVLVVILFLQTWRASIIPLVAVPVSLIGTFAVMHLFGFSLNALSLFGLVLAIGIVVDDAIVVVENVERNIELGLTPVEATKKAMGEVTGPIIATALVLCAVFVPAAFISGLTGQFYKQFALTIAISTVISAFNSLTLSPALAAVLLKGHDAPKDRFSKVLDKIFGGWLFRPFNRFFEKASHGYVGTVARVIRSSGIALLLYAGLMVLTFFGFSSTPTGFVPGQDKQYLVAFAQLPDASSLDRTEDVIKRMSDLALKQPGVESAVAFPGLSINGFTNSPNAGIVFVTLKPFDERKDPSMSAGAIAGALNGQYANIQEAYMAIFPPPPVQGLGTIGGFRLQIEDRGNLGYEELYKETMNIINKSHNVPELAGLFTSYTVNVPQVDAAIDREKAKTHGVAVSDIFDTLQIYLGSLYANDFNRFGRTYQVNVQAEQQFRLESDQIGQLKVRNNKGEMIPLATFIKVSDTSGPDRVMHYNGFITAEINGAAAPGYSSGQAEKAIEKLLKEELPNGMTYEWTDLTYQQILSGNTALFVFPLCVLLAFLVLAAQYESWSLPLAVILIVPMTLLSAITGVIASGGDNNIFTQIGLIVLVGLACKNAILIVEFAKDKQEEGLSPLAAVLEACRLRLRPILMTSFAFIMGVVPLVFSSGAGAEMRHAMGVAVFSGMLGVTFFGLLLTPVFYVLIRNFVERGQARKAAKAALKLESH, from the coding sequence ATGAATTTTTCCCAATTCTTCATTTCGCGGCCGATCTTCGCGGCGGTTCTATCGCTGCTGATCCTGATCGCCGGTGCGATCTCGCTGTTCCAGTTGCCGATCAGCGAATACCCGGAAGTGGTGCCGCCGACCGTGGTGGTCCGCGCCAACTTCCCGGGTGCCAACCCCAAGGTCATCGGCGAAACCGTGGCCGCTCCCCTGGAGCAAGCCATCACCGGCGTCGAGAACATGCTGTACATGTCCTCGCAATCCACCGCTGACGGCAAGATCACCCTGACCATCACCTTTGCCCTGGGCACCGACCTGGACAACGCCCAGGTGCAGGTGCAGAACCGTGTGACCCGCACCGAGCCGAAGCTTCCCGAGGAAGTGACGCGCATCGGTATCACCGTGGACAAGGCGTCGCCCGACCTGACGATGGTGGTGCACTTAACCTCGCCGGACAAACGCTACGACATGCTCTATCTGTCCAACTACGCGATCCTGAACATCAAGGATGAGCTGGCGCGGCTGGGCGGTGTCGGTGACGTGCAACTGTTCGGTATGGGCGATTACTCGCTTCGTGTCTGGCTCGATCCGAACAAGACCGCTTCGCGCAACCTGACCGCCACCGATGTGGTCACCGCGATTCGTGAACAGAACCGCCAGGTGGCGGCCGGTGCCTTGGGCGCGCCCCCTGCCCCGAATGCCCAAAGCTTCCAGTTGTCGGTCAACACTCAGGGCCGCCTGGTTTCCGAGGAAGAGTTCGAGAACATCATCATTCGCGCAGGCAGTAACGGTGAGATCACTCGCCTGAAAGACATCGCCCGAGTTGAACTGGGTTCCAGTCAGTACGCCCTGCGTTCCCTGCTGAACAACCAGCCGGCGGTAGCGATCCCGATCTTCCAGCGTCCGGGTTCCAACGCCATCGAAATCTCCAACGAAGTCCGGGCGAAAATGGCCGAGCTGAAGAAGACCTTCCCCGAAGGCATGGACTTCAGCATTGTCTATGACCCGACGATCTTCGTGCGCGGTTCCATCGAGGCGGTGGTTCACACCCTCTTCGAAGCGTTGATCCTCGTGGTACTGGTAGTGATCCTGTTCCTGCAAACCTGGCGCGCCTCGATCATTCCGCTGGTCGCTGTGCCGGTATCGCTGATCGGTACCTTTGCCGTGATGCATCTGTTTGGCTTCTCGCTCAACGCCTTGTCGCTGTTCGGCCTGGTATTGGCGATCGGTATCGTGGTGGACGATGCCATCGTGGTGGTGGAGAACGTCGAGCGGAACATCGAACTCGGATTGACCCCGGTCGAAGCGACCAAAAAAGCCATGGGCGAGGTAACCGGCCCGATCATTGCGACGGCGCTGGTGCTGTGTGCGGTGTTTGTTCCGGCGGCGTTCATTTCCGGGCTGACCGGCCAGTTCTACAAGCAGTTCGCCCTGACCATCGCGATTTCCACGGTGATCTCGGCCTTCAACTCCCTGACCCTGTCGCCGGCCCTGGCCGCGGTGTTGCTCAAGGGCCATGACGCGCCGAAAGACCGCTTCTCCAAGGTGCTGGACAAGATTTTCGGCGGCTGGTTGTTCCGTCCGTTCAACCGCTTCTTCGAGAAGGCCAGCCATGGTTATGTCGGCACCGTTGCTCGCGTGATCCGCTCAAGCGGTATCGCCCTGCTGCTGTACGCCGGCCTGATGGTCCTGACCTTCTTCGGTTTCTCCAGCACCCCGACCGGTTTCGTACCCGGCCAGGACAAGCAATACCTGGTGGCCTTCGCGCAACTGCCGGATGCCTCGAGCCTGGACCGTACCGAAGACGTGATCAAGCGCATGTCCGACCTGGCGCTGAAACAACCCGGCGTGGAAAGTGCCGTGGCCTTCCCTGGCCTGTCGATCAACGGCTTCACCAACAGCCCGAACGCCGGCATCGTGTTCGTGACCCTGAAACCGTTCGACGAACGTAAAGACCCGAGCATGTCCGCCGGTGCGATCGCGGGAGCCTTGAACGGCCAGTACGCGAACATCCAGGAAGCCTACATGGCGATCTTCCCGCCACCGCCGGTACAAGGCCTGGGCACCATCGGTGGTTTCCGCCTGCAGATCGAAGACCGGGGCAACCTGGGCTACGAAGAGCTGTACAAGGAAACCATGAACATCATCAACAAGAGCCACAACGTGCCGGAACTGGCCGGCCTGTTCACCAGCTACACGGTCAACGTGCCCCAGGTCGATGCCGCCATCGACCGTGAAAAAGCCAAGACCCACGGCGTGGCCGTCAGTGACATCTTCGACACCCTGCAGATCTACCTGGGTTCGCTGTATGCCAACGACTTCAACCGCTTTGGCCGTACCTATCAGGTCAACGTTCAGGCCGAGCAACAGTTCCGTCTCGAATCCGACCAGATCGGCCAGCTGAAAGTGCGTAACAACAAAGGCGAGATGATCCCGCTGGCGACCTTCATCAAGGTCAGCGACACCTCAGGTCCCGACCGCGTGATGCACTACAACGGCTTCATCACCGCTGAAATCAACGGTGCGGCAGCCCCCGGCTACAGCTCCGGCCAGGCCGAAAAAGCCATCGAAAAACTGCTCAAGGAAGAACTGCCCAACGGCATGACGTACGAATGGACCGACCTGACCTACCAGCAGATTCTGTCCGGCAACACCGCACTGTTCGTGTTCCCGCTCTGCGTGCTGCTGGCGTTCCTGGTACTGGCGGCTCAGTACGAAAGCTGGAGCCTGCCACTGGCGGTGATCCTGATCGTGCCGATGACCCTGCTGTCGGCCATTACCGGGGTAATTGCTTCCGGTGGCGACAACAACATCTTTACCCAGATCGGTTTGATCGTGCTGGTGGGGCTTGCCTGTAAGAACGCGATTCTGATCGTCGAGTTTGCCAAGGACAAACAGGAGGAAGGCTTGAGCCCGCTGGCGGCGGTACTCGAAGCGTGCCGTCTGCGTCTGCGGCCGATCCTGATGACCTCCTTCGCGTTCATCATGGGTGTTGTGCCGCTGGTGTTCTCCAGCGGTGCCGGTGCCGAAATGCGTCATGCCATGGGTGTGGCAGTGTTCTCCGGGATGCTCGGGGTGACCTTCTTCGGTCTGTTGCTGACGCCAGTGTTCTACGTACTGATTCGTAACTTTGTCGAGCGCGGCCAAGCGCGCAAAGCCGCCAAGGCCGCCCTGAAGCTGGAGTCGCACTGA
- a CDS encoding TolC family protein, with protein sequence MSLKAFLPSLLVLALSACAVGPDYKTPTTEAANITAATDGAAGQKNFDRSRFEGIWWQQFDDPTLNQLVTQSLQGNRDLRVAFARWKAARAIRDDVSNDAMPTITSRVSSDLGKGQIPGQTTDRVNSERYDLGLDMAWEIDLFGRIQRNLESANAEQQAFEADLYQLQVTMIAELVDSYGQLRGAQLREKIALANLQNQQESRKITVSLRDAGVGDQLDVERADARLASVEASVPQLQAEQIRQKNRIATLLGERPDKLTVDLSPKDLPAIAKALPIGDPGELLQRRPDIRSAERQLASATARIGVAKADLFPRVSLSGFLGFTAGRGSQIGSSAANAWALGPSITWAAFDLGSVKARLRGADADAEGALATYEQQVLLALEESENAFSDYGKRQQRLISLIRQSESSRSAADLAEIRYREGSADFLVLLDAQRERLAAEDTQAQAEVDLYRGIVAIYKALGGGWQPETVASN encoded by the coding sequence ATGAGTTTGAAAGCCTTCCTGCCGAGCCTGCTGGTACTGGCCCTGAGTGCCTGTGCCGTGGGCCCGGACTACAAGACGCCAACCACCGAGGCGGCCAACATCACGGCCGCCACCGATGGCGCCGCCGGCCAGAAGAATTTTGACCGTTCGCGTTTCGAAGGCATCTGGTGGCAGCAGTTCGACGACCCGACCCTCAACCAGCTGGTGACGCAATCCCTGCAAGGCAACCGCGATTTGCGCGTCGCCTTCGCCCGCTGGAAAGCCGCACGGGCGATCCGCGATGACGTCAGCAACGACGCCATGCCAACCATCACCAGCCGCGTCAGCAGTGACCTGGGCAAAGGCCAGATTCCGGGCCAGACCACCGACCGGGTCAACAGCGAACGCTATGACCTGGGCCTGGACATGGCCTGGGAAATTGACTTGTTTGGTCGCATCCAGCGCAACCTGGAGTCGGCCAACGCCGAGCAACAGGCGTTCGAGGCCGACCTGTACCAACTGCAAGTCACCATGATTGCCGAACTGGTGGATTCCTACGGGCAACTGCGCGGCGCGCAGTTGCGGGAGAAAATTGCCCTGGCCAACCTGCAGAACCAGCAGGAGTCGCGCAAGATCACGGTCAGCCTGCGTGATGCCGGCGTCGGCGATCAGCTCGATGTGGAGCGCGCCGATGCGCGACTGGCGTCGGTTGAAGCCAGCGTGCCGCAACTGCAGGCCGAACAGATCCGACAGAAAAACCGCATCGCCACCCTGCTGGGTGAACGTCCGGACAAGCTGACCGTGGACCTGAGCCCGAAAGACTTGCCGGCGATCGCCAAGGCATTACCGATCGGTGATCCGGGTGAATTGTTGCAACGCCGTCCGGACATTCGCAGTGCCGAGCGCCAATTGGCTTCGGCCACGGCACGTATCGGCGTGGCCAAGGCGGATCTGTTCCCGCGGGTCAGCCTCAGCGGCTTCCTGGGCTTTACGGCAGGGCGCGGTTCGCAGATCGGCTCCTCGGCGGCCAACGCCTGGGCACTCGGCCCGAGCATTACTTGGGCGGCGTTTGACCTGGGCAGCGTCAAGGCCCGTTTGCGTGGTGCCGACGCCGATGCCGAAGGCGCCCTGGCGACCTACGAGCAGCAAGTGTTGCTGGCCCTGGAAGAATCTGAAAACGCTTTCAGCGACTACGGCAAACGCCAGCAGCGCCTGATCTCGTTGATTCGCCAGAGCGAGTCCAGTCGCTCGGCCGCCGACCTGGCGGAGATCCGCTACCGCGAAGGCAGCGCCGATTTCCTCGTGCTGCTCGACGCCCAGCGTGAACGCCTGGCGGCCGAAGACACCCAGGCCCAGGCCGAAGTCGACCTGTATCGCGGCATCGTCGCGATCTACAAGGCCCTCGGTGGCGGCTGGCAGCCGGAGACGGTCGCGAGCAATTAA
- a CDS encoding HlyD family secretion protein — MKNILSRLSTVAVVLLALILGWFAWEHYTRAPWTRDARVRADVVTLSADVSGRIVSLAVQDNQHVNKGQALLEIDPARYTLAVEHAKRAVEVAKASLGQAQAAIIASEALLKQRQSEEQRRRTLKDRSAISGEEWEKANTDVSVAQADLMRNQANLVLAQANVQLAIAALTQSELNLQRTHVVSPVTGFVTNLLTREGDYASAGGPLLALVDSDSFYVSGYFEETKLPRIGEGDRVKIELMSGETFGGKVQSIAFAIADRENLPGGRLLANINPSYTWIKLAQRVPVRIEIDADYAGKNNLRAGTTATVTVQENHR; from the coding sequence TTGAAGAACATCCTTTCCCGACTCTCGACGGTGGCAGTGGTACTGCTGGCCTTGATCCTGGGCTGGTTCGCCTGGGAGCATTACACCCGCGCGCCCTGGACCCGGGATGCCCGGGTGCGCGCCGATGTGGTGACCTTGTCCGCCGACGTCTCGGGGCGAATCGTCAGCCTGGCCGTGCAGGACAACCAGCATGTGAACAAAGGCCAGGCGCTGCTGGAGATCGATCCGGCGCGTTACACCCTGGCGGTGGAGCATGCCAAGCGCGCGGTGGAGGTGGCGAAAGCCTCACTTGGGCAAGCCCAGGCGGCCATTATCGCCAGCGAAGCCTTGCTCAAACAACGTCAGAGCGAAGAGCAACGGCGGCGCACGCTCAAGGATCGTTCGGCGATTTCCGGCGAAGAGTGGGAGAAAGCCAACACCGATGTGTCGGTGGCCCAGGCCGACTTGATGCGTAATCAGGCCAATCTGGTGTTGGCCCAGGCCAACGTGCAACTGGCCATCGCGGCCTTGACCCAGTCCGAGCTCAATTTGCAGCGTACCCACGTCGTCTCCCCGGTGACCGGCTTTGTCACCAATCTGCTGACCCGGGAGGGCGACTACGCCTCAGCCGGCGGTCCATTGCTGGCGCTGGTGGACAGCGACAGCTTCTATGTCAGCGGTTACTTTGAAGAAACCAAGTTGCCGCGGATCGGGGAGGGCGACCGGGTCAAGATCGAGTTGATGAGTGGCGAAACGTTCGGCGGCAAAGTGCAGAGCATTGCTTTCGCTATTGCCGACCGGGAAAACCTGCCCGGTGGCCGCCTGCTGGCGAATATCAACCCCAGTTACACTTGGATCAAACTGGCGCAACGGGTGCCGGTGCGGATCGAGATCGATGCCGACTATGCCGGTAAAAACAATCTGAGGGCCGGAACCACGGCCACGGTGACCGTCCAGGAAAACCATCGCTAA
- a CDS encoding DUF1656 domain-containing protein — MPIDLEVGGAYLPPIAQALLLGLPIFLLLDWTLRRLGVLQFVWHEALFEGALYACVCATLILVMGA, encoded by the coding sequence TTGCCCATTGATCTGGAAGTGGGTGGCGCCTATCTGCCCCCGATTGCCCAGGCGCTGCTGCTGGGCTTGCCGATTTTCCTGCTGCTGGACTGGACGTTGCGGCGTCTCGGTGTGCTGCAGTTTGTCTGGCACGAGGCGTTGTTCGAAGGAGCGCTGTACGCCTGCGTCTGCGCCACGCTGATTCTGGTCATGGGAGCCTGA